Within the Bradyrhizobium ottawaense genome, the region TCGATGTTCTTGGCCTTGAAGCGTTCGACGATCGCCTTCGCGGTCGGCTTGTTGCGCGGGTCGGGGCCGAAGGTGAACAGGGTGCCTTCACCGGCGGGGCCGGTGATCGAAGCGAACTCCTTGTCGGCCAGCGCGTCGCCGGCCATCAGCACGGTCTTGAGGCCCTGGTCGCGCATCTGCCGCACCAGCAAGCCGGACTCCTGATGGTAACCGCCGACATAGACCAGATCGATGTTGTCGCGCTTCAGGCGCGAGACGATGGCGTTAAAATCCTTGTCGCCCTTGTTATAGGATTCGAACATCTTTTCGGTGAAGCCGGCCTTGTTCAGCGCCTTCTTGGTTTCGTCGGCGAGACCCTTGCCGTAGGTGGTCTTGTCGTTGAGGATGGCGACGTTCTTGTCTTTGTAGTTCTTCAGGATGTACTCGGCGGCAACCAGGCCCTGCTGATCGTCGCGGCCGCAGACGCGTGCCACGTTCCAGAGCTTGCGCTCGGTGAACAGCGGGTTGGTCGAGGCCGGCGTGATCTGCAGCACGTTGCCATCGGCATAAGCCTCGGAGGCCGGGATCGACGACGACGAACAATAGTGACCCGCCACGAACGGGACCTTGGAAGAGGCGAATTTTTCGGCCACCGAACGCGCCTGCTTGGGATCGCAGGCATCGTCGCCGACCTGCAGCGCCAGCTTCTTGCCGAGCACGCCGCCGGCGCTGTTGAGATCTTCCACCGCCTGTTCGGCGCCGTTCTTCATTTGCCGGCCGAATGCGGATTCGCCGCCCGTCATCGGGCCCGCTACACCGACGGTGATGTCCTGCGCCAGCGCGCTTGCCGATAGCGCCAGCGATGCGCCGAATGCCAGGCCGATGAGTTTCAGTGACTTCATGAGATTTCCTCGCGGGGTGGTCGATTTCGGGAGCACCCGGCGGGCCGGGTACGAAAATCAGGTCCATTCTCGGCTGATTTTACCGCGAAGTCATCGGCAATTTTCGGGCAAATCCACGGTCGGTTCGCAGCATCTTGCCGCAGTATCGGCCATCGCCGGCCCGGCGCTACCCCCGCCGGCCGCCTTCCAGATAGGCAGCGCGGATTTCCGGGCGCTGCAGCAATTCGCTGCCCGTGCCCGACAGGGTAATCAGGCCGTTGACCATGACGTAGCCGCGATGGGCGAGTTTCAGCGCATGATTGGCGTTCTGCTCGACAATCAGCACGGTCAGGCCATCCTGCCGGTTAAGCGTCCGGATGGCGTCGAAAATCTGCCGCGCGATCAGGGGCGCCAGTCCGAGCGACGGTTCGTCCAGCATCAACAGGCGCGGGCGGCTCATCAAGGCGCGGCCGATCGCCAGCATCTGCTGCTCGCCACCGGACAGCGTGCCGCCGCGCTGGGTCATGCGTTCCTTGAGCCGCGGGAACAGCGTCAGAACCCGCTCGAGACCGCTGGCGCGATCGGCCTCGCTGCTATCGGTCGCATCCGCGCCCATCTGCAGGTTTTCCGCCACGCTCATGCGCGGAAAAATCCGGCGGCCCTCGGGCGACTGGGCGATGCGCATCCGCGCGATCTCGTGCGTCGGCACCTCGGTGATATCCTGGCCGTCGAATTCGATTTCGCCGGAGCGGGCGCGGGGCCTGCCGAAGATCGTCATCATCAACGTCGACTTGCCGGCGCCGTTGGCGCCGATCAGAGCGACGATCTCGCCGGCATTGATCTCGATATCGACGCCCTTCAGCGCCTCGATCTTGCCGTAGGAGGCGCGCAGCGACCGGACCGCGAGCAGGGGCGTTGGGGATGACGCGGTCACGTTCCGCTCTCCATCACGGCGATGGCTTCCTCCTCGTCGGCGCCGAGATAGGCGGCGATCACCTTGGGATCGTCGCGAACCTGTTGCGGCGTGCCTTCGGCGATCTTGACGCCATAGTCCATCACCACGACGTGGTCGGAGATTTCCATCACCACCGACATGTCGTGTTCGATCAGGAGGATCGAGGTGCCTTGTTCGGCGCGGATCGACAGCAGCAATTCGCTCAACGCACCACTTTCCCGTGCGTTCAACCCGGCGGCGGGCTCGTCGAGGCAGAGCAGCGCCGGTTCGGTGCACATCGCGCGCGCGATTTCCAGCCGCCGTTGATCGCCGTAAGGCAGATTACCGGCGGCATCGTCGGCGCGGCCCAGCAGCCCAATGCGATCGAGCCATGTCCGCGCCAGGTCGATCGCATGCTTCTCGGCCTTGCGCCACGAGGGCGCGCCGATCAGGCCTAGGAACGTCAGCCCGGACGCGCGCATCAGCGCGTTGTGCTGTGCCACCATCAGGTTTTCCAGCGCCGTC harbors:
- a CDS encoding branched-chain amino acid ABC transporter substrate-binding protein; protein product: MKSLKLIGLAFGASLALSASALAQDITVGVAGPMTGGESAFGRQMKNGAEQAVEDLNSAGGVLGKKLALQVGDDACDPKQARSVAEKFASSKVPFVAGHYCSSSSIPASEAYADGNVLQITPASTNPLFTERKLWNVARVCGRDDQQGLVAAEYILKNYKDKNVAILNDKTTYGKGLADETKKALNKAGFTEKMFESYNKGDKDFNAIVSRLKRDNIDLVYVGGYHQESGLLVRQMRDQGLKTVLMAGDALADKEFASITGPAGEGTLFTFGPDPRNKPTAKAIVERFKAKNIDPEGYTLYTYAAMQVWSQAAAKAGTTDPKKVMDAIKAGAWDTVIGKLEFDAKGDIKQLDYVVYKWDATGNYTEINPKGS
- a CDS encoding ABC transporter ATP-binding protein; its protein translation is MTASSPTPLLAVRSLRASYGKIEALKGVDIEINAGEIVALIGANGAGKSTLMMTIFGRPRARSGEIEFDGQDITEVPTHEIARMRIAQSPEGRRIFPRMSVAENLQMGADATDSSEADRASGLERVLTLFPRLKERMTQRGGTLSGGEQQMLAIGRALMSRPRLLMLDEPSLGLAPLIARQIFDAIRTLNRQDGLTVLIVEQNANHALKLAHRGYVMVNGLITLSGTGSELLQRPEIRAAYLEGGRRG
- a CDS encoding ABC transporter ATP-binding protein, giving the protein MNGDHILSVDHLSMRFGGIVAVNDLSFGAERRQITALIGPNGAGKTTVFNCITGFYKPSDGSIRLTHDDGRNIQLERLNDFRISKLARVARTFQNIRLFPGMTALENLMVAQHNALMRASGLTFLGLIGAPSWRKAEKHAIDLARTWLDRIGLLGRADDAAGNLPYGDQRRLEIARAMCTEPALLCLDEPAAGLNARESGALSELLLSIRAEQGTSILLIEHDMSVVMEISDHVVVMDYGVKIAEGTPQQVRDDPKVIAAYLGADEEEAIAVMESGT